A stretch of the Coprobacillus cateniformis genome encodes the following:
- a CDS encoding DivIVA domain-containing protein: protein MEQFDRQFRGYNRLEVDDYINELKQQIQEQTETIQSLQSDIDQLNEQNTLLTKELNVHEKTNEEIARLALKEASELIEKAKRNANMILKESMEYVRGLSKDMDNFKQEAIDFRANVVKMSEDMLETIDKSEIFSLIREEKEN, encoded by the coding sequence GTGGAACAATTTGATAGACAATTTCGAGGTTATAATAGGCTTGAAGTTGATGATTATATCAATGAGTTAAAACAACAAATTCAAGAACAGACAGAAACAATCCAATCTTTACAAAGTGATATAGATCAGTTGAATGAACAAAATACCTTACTTACAAAAGAATTAAATGTTCATGAAAAAACGAATGAAGAGATTGCGAGATTGGCATTAAAAGAAGCAAGTGAATTGATTGAAAAGGCCAAAAGAAATGCCAATATGATATTAAAAGAATCAATGGAGTATGTCAGAGGTTTATCTAAAGATATGGATAATTTCAAGCAAGAAGCTATTGATTTTAGAGCAAATGTTGTAAAAATGAGTGAAGATATGTTAGAAACTATTGACAAATCTGAAATTTTTAGTTTAATAAGAGAAGAAAAAGAAAATTAA
- a CDS encoding RNA-binding protein, producing the protein MLEHFKGDEAFVKKILDCRYQALNHQRMILTAFLNPHEQNIVYKVIGTQDLQIHCQGGFKNAENQRLIICPDFYEVLSEDFEIVVVEVLYHQQFGKLQHRDVLGALMNLGIKRECIGDIYDADRLFFACTQQTYSFIQMHLKQIKKSKIHLKVINETIEIQHQYMTKTFFLSSFRLDKVVSTLYKVPRQLASESIRAGNVKVNHKDVEEVSFLCHNDDIISFKRHGRVKLVDENRQTKQGNHVVTGYFYK; encoded by the coding sequence ATGTTAGAACATTTTAAAGGTGATGAAGCCTTTGTTAAGAAGATTTTAGATTGTCGCTATCAAGCTCTCAATCATCAAAGAATGATATTAACAGCTTTTTTAAATCCACATGAACAGAATATTGTATATAAAGTAATAGGAACTCAAGATTTACAAATTCATTGTCAGGGTGGCTTTAAAAATGCTGAGAATCAAAGACTTATTATTTGTCCAGATTTTTATGAAGTTTTATCAGAAGATTTTGAAATTGTAGTCGTTGAAGTTCTTTATCATCAGCAGTTTGGTAAATTGCAGCATAGAGATGTTTTGGGTGCTTTGATGAATTTAGGTATTAAGCGTGAGTGTATAGGAGATATTTATGATGCAGATAGATTATTCTTTGCTTGTACACAACAGACGTATTCATTTATACAAATGCATTTGAAACAAATAAAAAAATCTAAAATTCATTTAAAAGTAATCAATGAAACAATTGAAATTCAACACCAATATATGACAAAAACTTTCTTTTTATCAAGTTTTAGACTTGATAAAGTGGTTTCTACATTGTACAAAGTTCCTCGACAATTAGCAAGTGAGTCAATTCGTGCAGGAAATGTCAAAGTCAATCATAAAGATGTTGAAGAAGTCAGCTTTTTGTGTCATAATGATGATATAATATCCTTTAAGCGTCATGGGCGTGTGAAACTTGTAGATGAAAATCGACAAACGAAGCAGGGAAATCATGTTGTGACAGGGTATTTTTATAAGTGA